The Sulfurospirillum deleyianum DSM 6946 nucleotide sequence ACTTTGACGATGCCACCCTCTGCAAAATGACTTGCATTGGTGGGACATACACTCACACAAGGTGCATCAATACAGTGATTACATTGTGAAGGGTAAAGATTTGCAAAAGGTTTTCCAAAAATGGTTCCTTCCACAACACCCACCCAAATACGCTGTTTATCTGCACCTAATTGCACACCATTCTCTTCTTTACACGCTACTTCACACGCTTTACAGTTAATACAATTTTGATAATCTAATGCCATTGCGTAATTCATCTTCACACCCTCCTAAGCGTTACAAGCGTGTCATGCATATTTGCACAACCGTGTACCGGCTCAATCGTATCTTCAATAATTTCATTGTCACTCGCACCATTGCGATGTGCAAAGGTCATACCTTCTGATTTTGCACCAAATCCGTGGATATAAAATACGGTATTAGGTACAATTTTGGGTGTTGGATAGGCTTTAATACGCACTTGACCGACACCACTGGTTACCTCTATCATATCACCAAACTCAATTCCCAACGTTTTTGCCTCTTTATCGTTAATCCACAAATAGTTTTCATGCATTAACTCTAAAAGCATAATATTATTGACCGTTGAACTTTGTGTAAATTGTGCATGACGTCCTGTAATAAATTTAAATTTACCCTCAGGAACTTTGACATACTCTTCTTCTCTCCATGCTGGCATCGGATCGACTTTTCTTGCAACCATACTGGCAAGATAACACTCTACTTTTTTATTGGGAGTATTAAACGAACGTCTCAATTCAGCAATGTCTGATGGATTCACACATAAATCGTGCAAAAATGCTTCTGGGTCATACTCTTCTTCTAACTTAAGCACAGAATAAAATCGCTTATCTTTTGGATAATACTCATACGTATTGTTATCTATCTTTTTAAAATATGAGAGCATATTAGGATAGAAAACACCTTTTTCACGTAAAATTTTCCACGCTTCTTCACCGTATTTGCTTACAAACATATGATGATTCGTCTCTTCTTGAGAGTGCATAAAAGGCTCTGCTAAATCAAAACCGCCATCCTCAAAAACACTCTGCTCATCCTCTTCTTCAATAGCCTCTTGGACATCTTCATCGTATTTTTTGGTAATTTCCCATAATGGTTTTGTCAACTTTTGAGCTAACTCACGCATAATGTCATTCACAGGCTTTGTCTCATACATAGGCTCAATCGCTTTTTCACGTAAAATAATGGCAGGTTCAACTCCCGCAAACGATTGAACAGGATCTTCTCTCTCAAGATACGTACACTCAGGTAAAATAACATCTGCTAACATCGCCGTATCACTTGGCATCGTATCAATCACTACAACCAAATCCATCTTTTCAAACATTTGACGTGTTTTTGCAGAGTTAGGAACAGAGAGCATTGGATTTTGTTTGTACACAAACATACCACGAATTGGGTACGGTGTTTTACCTTCTGCTACCATATTTCTCCAACCTACCCATGAACCAGTAGCACCCACAACAGCTGCGACACTTTTGTCGATACGAGGTTGTGAATTGGCATACATTGGCGCATTGACCGCATGTTCACCCAAAGGCAATTTCTTACCAAAAACAATACCACCTTTAACATCAATTCCACCACCAAGTGCAGTGAAAAGTGCCATAGCACGTCTTAATTGAAAATCATTGCTAGACCATGTGGTACGTCTACCTTGATAATAGACCGATTGTGGAGCGTGCGCCATAAAATCATGCGCCACTTTACGAATCTCTGCAGCAGGAATACCTGTAATTTTTTCTGCCCATTCAGGGGTGTAACCGCTCTCTAAAATATGTTTTTCATATTTGTCAAAATCAACAAAGTTTTTAGCAACATAGGTTCTATTGTAAATTTTAGTGCTAATGGCAACATAAGTTAACGCTAAAACAAATGCTAAGTCTGTTCCAGGACGAATTGGCAAATAGGTATCTGCATGCATTGCGGTGTTGGTATAGCGAGGATCAACAACAACGAGCTTCATTCCTCGACCACGGGTACGCTTAAACATATCCATCGTATCAGGTGTTAAAATCGCTTCTGCACGATTGGCTCCTGCCATAATCACATATTTGGCATTTTCCATGTCTGCTAAACCATATCCACCAATGGTTAAAGTATAGCCTGAGACAGCCGTTTGTAAACAAATCGTTGAGTGATTGAGAAAATTTGAAGATCCAAATTTATCAGCCATAAACGTTTTAAATGTATGCTCAGCTAAACCTTCACCCGCACAATAACCAATACAGGAGCGATTGTCTTTCTCTTCATCAAGAATTTTGACCATCTTCTCTTGAATATACGTATACGCTTCATCCCATGTTGCACGGCGATACTTTCCATCACCTCTTTCCCCTGCTCGAATTAGAGGGTATTTTAGACGATCTGGATCATACAACGCATGAATACCCGCAACGCCTCTTGCACACAACATATTGCGTGATTTTGGAAAATAAGGGTTCGGTTCAAGTTTTGTCACAATGCCATTTTTTACATGCGCAACTGCCGCACATTTGTTAACACACATTTCACAAATCGTTGGAACTTTCTTCACTAGCACAGCGTCAGTTTTTTGCTCTGAACTTGCTAAAATGGAAGTCGTACTCAGCGTTGTGCCACCCACAACACTTAATGCCACACTTCCTTGAAGAAATCTCCTTCGTGAGATCTCTACTTTCATTGCCTCTCCTTCTTAAGCTTAGAGCTTTAAAAACCTCTTTTAAAGCACATCTTATGACATCCATTGTAAAAGTAAAATCTTAGAAAGAACTTACAAAAGGTAAAAAAAAGTAAACAAAAGGAAACTAATATTAACCAAATACCGAAGTTATGGGGATTTAACCCCTAAATTTTTTTCTATTTCTTCGTCACTTTTATCC carries:
- a CDS encoding molybdopterin-containing oxidoreductase family protein, which codes for MKVEISRRRFLQGSVALSVVGGTTLSTTSILASSEQKTDAVLVKKVPTICEMCVNKCAAVAHVKNGIVTKLEPNPYFPKSRNMLCARGVAGIHALYDPDRLKYPLIRAGERGDGKYRRATWDEAYTYIQEKMVKILDEEKDNRSCIGYCAGEGLAEHTFKTFMADKFGSSNFLNHSTICLQTAVSGYTLTIGGYGLADMENAKYVIMAGANRAEAILTPDTMDMFKRTRGRGMKLVVVDPRYTNTAMHADTYLPIRPGTDLAFVLALTYVAISTKIYNRTYVAKNFVDFDKYEKHILESGYTPEWAEKITGIPAAEIRKVAHDFMAHAPQSVYYQGRRTTWSSNDFQLRRAMALFTALGGGIDVKGGIVFGKKLPLGEHAVNAPMYANSQPRIDKSVAAVVGATGSWVGWRNMVAEGKTPYPIRGMFVYKQNPMLSVPNSAKTRQMFEKMDLVVVIDTMPSDTAMLADVILPECTYLEREDPVQSFAGVEPAIILREKAIEPMYETKPVNDIMRELAQKLTKPLWEITKKYDEDVQEAIEEEDEQSVFEDGGFDLAEPFMHSQEETNHHMFVSKYGEEAWKILREKGVFYPNMLSYFKKIDNNTYEYYPKDKRFYSVLKLEEEYDPEAFLHDLCVNPSDIAELRRSFNTPNKKVECYLASMVARKVDPMPAWREEEYVKVPEGKFKFITGRHAQFTQSSTVNNIMLLELMHENYLWINDKEAKTLGIEFGDMIEVTSGVGQVRIKAYPTPKIVPNTVFYIHGFGAKSEGMTFAHRNGASDNEIIEDTIEPVHGCANMHDTLVTLRRV